The genomic interval CGATCTGGATCTCGGTACCAGCATACTTGCCATAGAGGACAGTGTCTCCGGCTTTAACACTCATGGGTTCATCTTTTTTACCAGGACCAGCGGCTACTACGAGGCCACGTTGTGGTTTTTCTTTTGCAGTATCAGGGATAATGATTCCGCCTGCGGTTTTCTCTTCAGCAGGTGCTGCTTTTACAATTACCCGGTCGTGTAGGGGGGTAACACTAAGCTTCTTAGCCATACGATTATGATTTTTTAAATGTTGTGAGATTACTGTCCAATTTCCCCTTTTGCAGGGGCAGCAAAGCTAAACGATTATCATGCCATTTGAACAGGACCGGAAATTTTTTCAGTTTTGGGGGTCCGGATCACCTGGAAACCGGGTAATCCAGGGCTTTTTTTCAGTCAGGCTGTCAAGTTTTCACCTAAATCCTTTGGTAACAATTCCTTAGCCTAAAACCTGTCCCTGTCGGCCTGAATCACTTATCTTCGCAGGCCAAATAGCTCTTAATTCATGATCAGCAGACGTAATATCCGGGTGAAAGTGATGCAGACCCTTTACACCCAGGCCAGCTCGGAAGGTACCCCCGTACCGGCCTCCTACCAGAAAGTCCTGCAATCCCATTTTGAACTTACCCGCAGCCTCCTACTCTACCTCACCTATTTTCTTGGACAGATCGCCCGTTTTTCGGAAAAAAACGCGCATCAACGTGCCTCCAAGCATTTACCAACGGCCGAAGACCTGAAAGTAAATATCAAGATCGCCGGGAATAAGATCCTTTGGAAGATATGGGAGGATGAAAGCTATAAAAAAGCCGTTTCAGCGATAAAACCAGGCCAGTTTTTGGATGAAGAACTCGTAAAAAAGGCCTATCAAAAGCTGTGTGAATCCCCCGAATACAGGCAATATATTAGCGAGGAATCGCGGGAAAACAAACATGAGAAAGAGATCCTTGAATTCATGCTCGAGAACCTGATGCTGAATGACGATGATTTTATCAATCATATTGAGGAACTGTTTAGCAACTGGAGCGATGATGGGGAAATGATCGTCCTTTTGCTTGACGGATTCCTGAAAAAAACCTCGCATATCAATTTTACCCAGATGCTGGGTGACGATAAGGCTGAATTTGCCCGGATCTTGCTGCAAACTGTGGTTGAAAAGTCGGAACACCTGGAAAGCCTGATCGTACCGAAATTAAAAAACTGGGACCCCGAAAGGATTGCCCAACTGGATATGATCCTCCTGAAAATGGGTGTAGCTGAATTCCTCTATTTTGAAACCATTCCCCCCAAGGTTACCATTAATGAATACATAGACCTGGCCAAAGATTACAGCACCGCCCAAAGCGGACAGTTTGTCAATGGCATACTGGATAATATACATAAGGAACTGGTTCAGGAGGGAAAGATGGTGAAGGTGGATTTTAGGAAGTAGCTTGGGAGATGACGGAGGACGGAGGACAGATGACGGAGGACGGATGACAGAGGACAGATGTTGGATGTTGGAT from Chitinophagales bacterium carries:
- a CDS encoding co-chaperone GroES; this encodes MAKKLSVTPLHDRVIVKAAPAEEKTAGGIIIPDTAKEKPQRGLVVAAGPGKKDEPMSVKAGDTVLYGKYAGTEIQIDGDDYLIMRESDIMAIV
- the nusB gene encoding transcription antitermination factor NusB; translated protein: MISRRNIRVKVMQTLYTQASSEGTPVPASYQKVLQSHFELTRSLLLYLTYFLGQIARFSEKNAHQRASKHLPTAEDLKVNIKIAGNKILWKIWEDESYKKAVSAIKPGQFLDEELVKKAYQKLCESPEYRQYISEESRENKHEKEILEFMLENLMLNDDDFINHIEELFSNWSDDGEMIVLLLDGFLKKTSHINFTQMLGDDKAEFARILLQTVVEKSEHLESLIVPKLKNWDPERIAQLDMILLKMGVAEFLYFETIPPKVTINEYIDLAKDYSTAQSGQFVNGILDNIHKELVQEGKMVKVDFRK